AACCCGCGCCCGCGCTGGTCGCCGAACGACCAGATGAGGTCCATCACCCTCTGGAAACCGAACATGGAGTAGAAGATGAAGAACGGCACCATGAGCTCGCCGTGGGTGGAGTACGAGGTCCCGGCGGCGGTGAGCATGGCCATCGAGCCGGCCTCGGTGATCCCCTCCTCGAGCAGCTGCCCCGTCTCCGACTCCAGGTACGGCATCAGGGTGCCCACATCGACGGGCTCGTAGGTCTGGCCGAGCGGGTTGTAGATCTTGATGGCCTTGAACAGCGACTCCATCCCGAAGGTGCGGGCCTCGTCCGGGATGATCGGGACGATCCGCTTGCCCAGGTTGGGGTCCCGGAGCAGCTGGCGCAGGAGCCGGACGAACGCCTGAGTGGTCGCGGCGTCCTGCTCGCCGGATCCCTTCCCCAGCTCGGTGTACACGTCCGGACCGGGCAGCTCCGGGCGCGTGTAGCGGACCACACGCTTCGGCAGCGGACCACCCAGCACCTCGCGACGCCACTTCATGTACTCGACGACCTCGCTGTCCTCTCCGGGGTGGTAGTAGGGGAGGTCCTCGATCTCGCTGTCAGAGATGGGGAGCCCGAGGCGGTCGCGGAACTTCCGGAGGTCGGTGTCCGTCATCTTCTTCGCCTGGTGCGTGACGTTCCGGGCCTCGATGTCCTCCCCGAGCGTCCATCCCTTCACGGTCTTGGCGAGGATGACGGTCGGTTGGTCCTTCAGCTCCGTCGCCACCTTGTAGGCGGCGTACAGCTTCCGGTAGTCGTGGCCTCCCCGGCGCAGCCGGCGCAGGTCGGAGTCGGACAGGTGGGAGACCATCTCGCGGAGCCGGGGGTCCGGACCGAAGAAGTTCTCACGGATGTAGGCCCCGGACTCGACCGCGTACTTCTGGAACTCGCCGTCGACGGTCGTGTCCATCTTGTTCACGAGGACACCGTCGACGTCGCGGGCGAGCAGGTCGTCCCACTCCCGGCCCCAGACGACCTTGATCACGTGCCAGCCGGCCCCCCGGAAGAGACGCTCGAGCTCCTGGATCACCTTCCCGTTGCCGCGGACGGGGCCGTCCAGGCGCTGGAGGTTGCAGTTGATGACGAGGATCATGTTGTCGAGGCGCTCGCGCGCGGCGAGCGAGAGCCCGGCTATGGACTCGGGCTCGTCCATCTCGCCGTCGCCCGCGAACATCCACACCCGCTGCTCGGAGGTGTCCTTGAACCCGCGCGCGTGCAGGTACCTGTTGAAGCGGGCCTGATAGATCGAGTTCAGCAACCCGAGTCCCATCGAGACGGTGGGGAACTCCCAGAACTCCGGCATCAGCCGCGGGTGCGGGTACGAGGAGAGCCCGCCTCCCGCGGCCTCCTGGCGGAAACGGTCGAGCTGCTCGGGGGACAGCCGCCCCTCGAGATAGGCCCGCGCGTACATCCCCGGCGAGGCGTGCCCCTGGTAGAAGATCTGGTCTCCCCCGCCGGGGTGGCTCTTGCCACGGAAGAAGTGGTTGAACCCGACCTCGTACAGCGACGCGGCGGACGCGTACGTGGAGAGGTGGCCGCCGATCCCCGGAGCCTTGCGGTTCGCGCGCATCACCATGATCGCGGCGTTCCAGCGGATCAGCCGGCGGATCCGCCGCTCCATCTCCTCGTCGCCCGGGAACGGGGGCTCCTCCTCGGGGGCGATCGAGTTCACGTAGTGGGTCGCGACCATCGGCGGCATCCCGATCTGCAGCCGGCGGGCCTCCCCAAGCACGCGCCGCAGGACGTACCCGGCGCGGGTGGCGCCCTTGCTGGTGGCGAGGTCCTGGAGGGCCTCGATCCACTCGCCCGTGATCTGGGGGTCGATGTCGGGGAGCTGGTCGCGGTACTCGTCAAAGGTCATGGGTCCACCCTACCCCCGCCGCCCAGCCGTGTCGG
The nucleotide sequence above comes from Actinomycetota bacterium. Encoded proteins:
- the aceE gene encoding pyruvate dehydrogenase (acetyl-transferring), homodimeric type → MTFDEYRDQLPDIDPQITGEWIEALQDLATSKGATRAGYVLRRVLGEARRLQIGMPPMVATHYVNSIAPEEEPPFPGDEEMERRIRRLIRWNAAIMVMRANRKAPGIGGHLSTYASAASLYEVGFNHFFRGKSHPGGGDQIFYQGHASPGMYARAYLEGRLSPEQLDRFRQEAAGGGLSSYPHPRLMPEFWEFPTVSMGLGLLNSIYQARFNRYLHARGFKDTSEQRVWMFAGDGEMDEPESIAGLSLAARERLDNMILVINCNLQRLDGPVRGNGKVIQELERLFRGAGWHVIKVVWGREWDDLLARDVDGVLVNKMDTTVDGEFQKYAVESGAYIRENFFGPDPRLREMVSHLSDSDLRRLRRGGHDYRKLYAAYKVATELKDQPTVILAKTVKGWTLGEDIEARNVTHQAKKMTDTDLRKFRDRLGLPISDSEIEDLPYYHPGEDSEVVEYMKWRREVLGGPLPKRVVRYTRPELPGPDVYTELGKGSGEQDAATTQAFVRLLRQLLRDPNLGKRIVPIIPDEARTFGMESLFKAIKIYNPLGQTYEPVDVGTLMPYLESETGQLLEEGITEAGSMAMLTAAGTSYSTHGELMVPFFIFYSMFGFQRVMDLIWSFGDQRGRGFLLGATAGRTTLSGEGLQHQDGHSLLLASAVPNCYSYDPAFAYEVGVVVREGLRRMVDEGEDVFYYLTLYNEQFRMPPMPEGVEDGIIRGLYRFKTSDAEGPRVQVLGSGPIVLEALRAQELLAEFGVAADVWSATSYQMLRDDALEAERWNRLHPTEEARVPYVTRSLSDGGPVVAVGDFMKAVPDQIGRWVPGPFVPLGTDGYGRSDTRPALRRHFEVDAEHTVVAALHALALAGDVKPQTVADAIERFGLDPERSDPRYA